A window of the Calditrichota bacterium genome harbors these coding sequences:
- a CDS encoding rubrerythrin family protein: MKKMTEKSLSEAFAGESMAHMKYTIFAEVARKDGYPNIAKLFEAIAYAEFVHAKNHAKNLGYVKGTIENLQTGIDGENFEVEEMYPAYDAIAKLQGEKDAERSIRYAVEAEKIHSKFYQDAKESAKKDKDMDVQSVYVCPICGYTHIDDDVPDNCPVCGVSSDKFVKF; the protein is encoded by the coding sequence ATGAAAAAAATGACTGAAAAATCATTGAGCGAAGCGTTTGCCGGCGAATCCATGGCGCACATGAAATACACGATTTTCGCCGAAGTCGCCCGAAAAGATGGCTACCCCAACATCGCTAAGTTGTTCGAAGCCATTGCTTATGCAGAGTTTGTCCATGCGAAGAATCATGCGAAAAATTTGGGCTACGTCAAGGGCACAATTGAAAATTTGCAAACAGGAATCGACGGCGAAAATTTTGAGGTAGAGGAGATGTATCCGGCTTACGATGCCATTGCCAAATTGCAAGGTGAAAAAGATGCTGAAAGATCCATCCGCTACGCCGTAGAAGCGGAGAAAATTCACTCCAAATTTTATCAGGATGCCAAAGAATCAGCGAAAAAAGACAAAGACATGGATGTCCAATCTGTGTACGTCTGCCCGATTTGCGGCTACACCCATATCGACGATGACGTGCCTGACAACTGCCCTGTTTGTGGCGTGTCCAGCGACAAATTTGTTAAGTTTTAA
- a CDS encoding amidohydrolase family protein produces the protein MFPLLVFILSALFLTFSVIPKPSDNKNRLVILNARVWTGAPEKPFAQAIAIENTTIIAVGSNAEIQPFVDENTRIIDAEGKMIAPGFIDSHLHLLEGGCRLASVQLRDANSKKVFVERVAEFAKTLPSGVWITGGDWDHSLWGGQLPAAEWIDSVTRHNPVWLSRLDGHMALANSKAMEIAGICAATEDVSGGTIARDSQGNPTGIFKDNAMTLIEKFVAEPSEKMKNRALQNAQAYLAQNGVTSVHHMGTWEDVHVFQHALKRDLLTTRIYAAVPISSFKKLHQFIQKNGAGNPWLKSGGLKGFADGSLGSHTAAFFEPFLDAPDNNGLLLNSPDSLYHWISQADKLGLQPIVHAIGDRANHILLDIYERVISENGERDRRFRIEHAQHLRSEDIPRFGKLGIIASTQPYHLIDDGRWAEKVIGHERAKTTHALKSLLDSGTKLTFGSDWYVAPPNPIMGIYAAVTRRTLDGKHSDGWIAEQKISVEQALRAYTINAAYASFDEKIKGSLEPGKLADLVILDQDIFAIPPEQIRNVQVVMTIVGGKIVFQK, from the coding sequence ATGTTTCCGTTACTGGTTTTCATTTTGAGCGCACTTTTTTTGACGTTTTCAGTTATTCCCAAGCCTTCAGATAATAAAAATCGCCTCGTTATTTTGAACGCTCGCGTGTGGACTGGCGCTCCGGAAAAACCTTTCGCACAAGCCATTGCCATTGAAAATACAACGATCATCGCCGTGGGAAGCAATGCTGAAATACAGCCCTTCGTGGACGAAAATACCCGCATCATCGACGCTGAGGGCAAAATGATCGCGCCCGGTTTCATTGATTCTCACCTCCATCTTTTGGAAGGCGGCTGTCGTTTAGCTTCGGTGCAATTGCGAGATGCAAATTCCAAAAAAGTTTTTGTCGAGCGAGTCGCCGAATTTGCCAAAACATTGCCTTCAGGCGTCTGGATTACCGGCGGCGACTGGGATCACTCGCTCTGGGGCGGCCAATTGCCAGCAGCGGAATGGATCGATAGCGTGACGCGGCACAATCCGGTGTGGCTCAGTCGGCTCGACGGACACATGGCGCTGGCGAATAGCAAAGCGATGGAAATTGCCGGCATTTGTGCCGCGACAGAAGATGTTTCAGGGGGAACAATTGCCCGCGATAGTCAGGGAAATCCCACCGGCATTTTCAAAGACAACGCCATGACGCTCATTGAAAAATTTGTCGCCGAGCCGAGCGAAAAAATGAAAAATCGCGCTCTGCAAAATGCCCAGGCATATCTTGCACAAAATGGCGTCACTTCAGTTCATCACATGGGAACGTGGGAAGATGTGCACGTTTTTCAACACGCGCTCAAGAGAGATCTGCTCACGACAAGAATTTACGCTGCTGTTCCCATTTCTTCGTTCAAAAAATTGCACCAATTCATTCAAAAAAATGGCGCCGGCAATCCGTGGCTCAAAAGCGGCGGATTGAAGGGATTTGCTGACGGCTCCCTGGGTTCGCACACTGCCGCATTTTTCGAACCCTTTCTGGACGCGCCGGACAACAACGGTCTTCTGCTAAATTCACCGGATTCGCTCTACCATTGGATTAGTCAGGCGGATAAATTGGGCTTGCAACCCATTGTTCACGCCATCGGCGATCGCGCCAATCATATTTTGCTGGACATCTACGAACGTGTAATCTCTGAAAACGGAGAACGAGATCGCCGCTTTCGCATCGAGCACGCGCAGCATTTGCGCAGCGAAGATATTCCCAGATTCGGGAAATTGGGAATTATCGCCAGCACCCAACCCTATCATCTCATCGACGACGGCAGGTGGGCGGAAAAAGTCATCGGACACGAGCGGGCAAAAACAACTCACGCGCTCAAATCGCTGCTGGACAGCGGCACAAAATTAACGTTTGGCAGCGACTGGTACGTGGCGCCCCCGAATCCGATCATGGGCATTTATGCCGCAGTGACGAGGCGGACGCTTGATGGAAAACATTCGGATGGCTGGATTGCGGAGCAAAAAATTTCCGTCGAACAAGCCCTCCGCGCCTACACGATCAATGCGGCTTATGCTTCTTTCGATGAAAAAATCAAAGGCTCGCTCGAACCCGGAAAATTAGCCGATCTTGTAATACTGGATCAGGATATTTTTGCTATTCCGCCGGAACAAATTCGCAATGTGCAGGTTGTGATGACTATTGTTGGGGGGAAAATTGTATTTCAAAAATAA
- a CDS encoding transcriptional repressor, with amino-acid sequence MERYKKMLVEKGIKPTFQRIKILEYLEKHHNHPTVDMIYSALYKKVPTLSKTTVYNTLGVLSKHGLASVLSTLDSEAHYEYNFDSHHHFICKVCHRIIDIDVPCTFREFVEERGHKVEEVHGNFIGICKDCMAKISKK; translated from the coding sequence ATGGAACGATACAAAAAAATGCTCGTCGAGAAAGGAATTAAACCTACATTCCAGCGGATCAAAATTCTGGAGTACCTGGAAAAACATCATAACCATCCGACTGTGGACATGATCTATAGCGCGCTCTACAAAAAAGTGCCCACTCTGTCAAAAACAACAGTGTACAACACCCTCGGTGTTTTGAGCAAACATGGGCTGGCGTCAGTTTTGTCCACTTTGGATTCCGAGGCCCATTACGAATATAATTTTGACTCTCATCACCATTTTATTTGTAAAGTTTGCCATCGAATCATCGATATCGACGTACCTTGTACTTTTCGTGAATTTGTCGAAGAACGGGGGCATAAAGTCGAGGAGGTGCACGGAAATTTTATCGGCATTTGCAAAGATTGCATGGCAAAAATATCTAAAAAATAG
- a CDS encoding ParB N-terminal domain-containing protein: MKVKIDDVIITDRIRQELHDLSELKSSIRQVGLLNPIIINEEYELLSGFRRLNACRQLDWKEIDAIMVHTGDDELKKIEVEYHENIGRKDLTEVDIQAYERKRQTLLNPPKRFRFFNIFKFIVEFFRHLFHGRKNLKTKN, encoded by the coding sequence ATGAAAGTCAAAATCGACGATGTGATAATTACTGACCGCATTCGTCAAGAACTGCACGATCTCTCTGAGCTCAAAAGCTCCATTCGTCAGGTCGGTCTGCTGAATCCCATCATCATTAATGAAGAGTATGAACTTTTGAGCGGATTCCGCCGTCTGAACGCCTGCCGTCAATTAGACTGGAAAGAAATCGACGCCATCATGGTGCACACCGGCGACGACGAATTGAAAAAAATCGAAGTGGAATACCACGAAAATATCGGGCGAAAAGACTTGACTGAAGTCGATATCCAGGCCTACGAAAGAAAGCGTCAGACACTTTTGAATCCACCTAAGAGATTTCGCTTTTTCAATATTTTTAAATTTATTGTGGAATTTTTCCGCCATTTATTTCATGGAAGAAAAAATCTGAAAACAAAAAATTAG
- a CDS encoding cold-shock protein — MKEVKLSVAERVTGTVKWFNKLKGFGFITREDGDDIFVHYTAIRGAGFRALEADEKVEFSIEETEKGPQAQDVVPLS, encoded by the coding sequence ATGAAGGAGGTGAAACTTTCGGTGGCAGAGCGAGTAACCGGTACGGTCAAATGGTTCAACAAACTGAAAGGCTTCGGTTTCATTACGCGCGAAGACGGAGATGACATTTTTGTTCATTACACTGCGATCCGCGGCGCCGGCTTTCGTGCGCTCGAAGCTGACGAAAAAGTTGAATTTTCTATTGAGGAAACTGAAAAGGGGCCTCAGGCTCAAGATGTTGTGCCGCTTTCTTGA
- a CDS encoding ferritin family protein — MSENMIDILKGAILLEINGKTFYESVAKQTGSESVKDIFDTMAAEEQKHIAILSDHYTKLVKNGTIEPKKYQDTPDSASSAVLIEKICNEISGADFEAAAISAAMAMEEKAVQYYSERAETSNDENEVALFRWLANWERTHLQFLSDLDRELKEQIWSNNQFWPM; from the coding sequence ATGAGTGAAAATATGATCGACATACTGAAAGGTGCTATTTTGCTGGAGATTAATGGCAAAACATTTTATGAATCAGTAGCAAAACAAACCGGAAGCGAGAGCGTCAAAGATATTTTTGATACGATGGCCGCTGAAGAGCAAAAGCACATTGCCATTCTTTCTGATCATTACACCAAACTTGTCAAAAACGGAACCATTGAACCAAAAAAATATCAGGACACGCCGGATAGCGCGAGCTCAGCAGTGCTCATTGAGAAAATTTGCAATGAGATTAGCGGCGCTGATTTTGAAGCGGCGGCGATTTCCGCGGCAATGGCGATGGAAGAGAAAGCCGTCCAATATTACAGTGAGCGAGCCGAGACATCTAACGACGAAAATGAAGTTGCTCTTTTCCGTTGGCTGGCGAATTGGGAACGGACTCATTTGCAGTTTTTGAGCGATCTCGATCGCGAACTTAAAGAGCAAATCTGGAGCAATAATCAATTTTGGCCGATGTGA
- a CDS encoding ferritin, which yields MISEKMVKAINEQIKHELESSYLYLSMAAYFHDESYDGMAKWMKSQAQEELGHAMKFFQHLQERDGRIELFELARPQKEWKSPKEAFKAAYEHEKFITRKIHDLAALAESEKDYASSIMLQWFITEQVEEEANASQVVQWFERMGDTGHGMVMLDVQLGKRE from the coding sequence ATGATTAGTGAAAAAATGGTCAAAGCGATCAATGAGCAGATAAAGCATGAATTGGAATCATCCTATCTTTATTTGTCAATGGCGGCTTATTTCCATGACGAAAGTTACGACGGAATGGCGAAGTGGATGAAATCTCAGGCGCAGGAAGAACTCGGACATGCGATGAAATTTTTCCAGCATTTGCAGGAGCGAGACGGCAGAATCGAATTGTTCGAACTGGCCCGGCCACAAAAAGAGTGGAAATCTCCCAAGGAAGCTTTCAAGGCGGCGTACGAACATGAAAAATTTATCACCCGAAAAATTCATGATCTGGCTGCATTAGCGGAGAGCGAAAAAGACTATGCCTCGTCTATCATGTTGCAATGGTTTATCACCGAGCAGGTGGAAGAAGAAGCCAACGCTTCTCAGGTCGTTCAATGGTTCGAAAGAATGGGCGACACTGGGCACGGCATGGTGATGCTCGATGTACAATTGGGAAAACGTGAATAA
- a CDS encoding DUF362 domain-containing protein yields MPNFSIMTRRTFLRTGSAIGTGIVLGTPAIWAKEQTKNPARPKTNVEEALAIPKTPFSLPGKFPGKVVKTQNDSATKDEKFDQQVVREMVFNGIEKLTGKSAAEGFGLFFDKKDIVGIKVNPVGAGLISTRLEVVRAVIDWLTENGLSRKNIVIWDRFDYMLADAGFTAENFPGVKIEGLQTMDEEAAMGKTSDNSRWLRKDGKHVSLDNFDQKVYYWVDVEGPKDLAYLNQHVVNGKYSYFGKLLTQKLTKIINIPVFKNTGNGISMATKNLGYGSVCNTNRLHRPLFFDVCTEVLAFPVIRDKLVLNITDGLRAQYDGGPGPNAKFTYTYNTLFFATDPFALDMTCHNLLVQKRKEMGVKVNEHPRFTEYLRYAERLGIGVADPAKIEVISA; encoded by the coding sequence ATGCCAAATTTTTCAATCATGACCAGACGAACATTTTTGCGAACAGGCAGCGCCATCGGCACGGGCATTGTGCTGGGTACACCGGCGATTTGGGCAAAGGAACAGACCAAAAACCCGGCGCGTCCGAAAACAAATGTGGAAGAGGCGCTGGCGATTCCCAAAACTCCATTTTCGCTACCCGGCAAATTCCCCGGAAAAGTCGTAAAAACTCAAAATGATAGTGCCACCAAAGATGAAAAATTTGACCAGCAAGTTGTCCGAGAAATGGTTTTCAACGGCATTGAAAAATTGACAGGGAAAAGCGCGGCAGAGGGCTTCGGTTTATTTTTCGACAAAAAGGACATCGTCGGCATCAAAGTCAATCCTGTGGGCGCCGGTCTCATCAGCACGCGGCTGGAAGTTGTCCGCGCGGTCATCGACTGGCTTACCGAAAACGGCCTTTCCCGAAAAAATATCGTCATTTGGGATCGTTTCGATTACATGCTGGCGGACGCCGGCTTCACAGCAGAAAATTTTCCTGGCGTCAAAATTGAAGGGCTGCAAACCATGGACGAGGAAGCTGCCATGGGCAAAACGAGCGACAACAGCCGCTGGCTGCGAAAAGACGGCAAACATGTCAGCCTCGACAATTTCGACCAGAAAGTTTACTACTGGGTCGATGTCGAAGGTCCTAAAGATCTCGCCTATTTGAACCAACACGTTGTCAATGGCAAATATTCCTATTTCGGAAAATTACTCACGCAGAAGCTGACAAAAATCATCAATATTCCGGTGTTCAAAAATACGGGAAACGGCATTTCCATGGCGACGAAAAATTTGGGCTACGGCTCCGTTTGCAACACCAATCGTTTGCACCGGCCGTTATTTTTTGACGTCTGCACCGAAGTGCTGGCATTTCCGGTGATCCGCGACAAACTGGTACTGAACATCACCGATGGTTTGCGCGCCCAGTACGATGGCGGCCCCGGCCCTAACGCGAAATTCACTTACACGTACAACACGCTCTTTTTTGCCACGGACCCTTTCGCGCTGGACATGACCTGTCACAATTTGCTGGTGCAAAAAAGAAAAGAAATGGGCGTTAAAGTGAACGAACATCCGCGATTCACCGAATATTTGCGTTACGCAGAGAGGCTGGGAATAGGAGTTGCAGATCCGGCCAAAATTGAAGTTATTTCAGCTTAA
- a CDS encoding TerC family protein yields the protein MNWITSPEAWIALFTLTALEIVLGIDNIIFISIIVGKLPLQVRNKARSIGLALAMITRILLLLVLSWIMTLSQPLFFLWRWEFSGRDLILIAGGLFLLAKSTHEIHTALEGDETESEATKSASFFSVVMQISLLDIIFSLDSVITAVGLAEQLAVMIIAIVLAVGVMMLAARAIGNFVDAHPTIKMLALSFLILVGVSLLGEGLNFHIPKGYIYFAMAFSFLVEMLNLRVRKKVRRKPVKLHKAIESA from the coding sequence ATGAATTGGATCACTTCACCGGAAGCGTGGATTGCCTTATTTACACTAACCGCGCTGGAAATTGTTTTAGGAATAGACAATATCATCTTTATCTCAATCATCGTGGGGAAATTACCCCTTCAGGTCAGAAATAAAGCCCGCTCCATCGGGCTGGCGCTGGCAATGATAACGAGAATTTTACTGCTGCTGGTACTGAGCTGGATCATGACCCTTTCTCAGCCGCTGTTTTTTCTCTGGCGTTGGGAATTTTCCGGGAGAGATCTCATTCTGATTGCCGGTGGATTGTTTTTGCTGGCAAAGAGTACTCACGAAATTCACACCGCTCTCGAGGGAGACGAAACCGAATCAGAAGCCACCAAATCAGCCAGTTTCTTCAGCGTCGTCATGCAAATTTCCCTGTTAGACATCATTTTTTCTCTCGATTCCGTGATTACAGCCGTAGGTCTGGCGGAGCAGTTGGCAGTGATGATCATTGCCATTGTGCTCGCTGTGGGAGTTATGATGCTTGCAGCGCGCGCGATCGGCAATTTCGTGGACGCGCATCCAACAATAAAAATGCTCGCACTGAGTTTTTTGATTTTAGTGGGCGTCTCGCTCTTGGGAGAAGGGCTCAATTTTCACATTCCCAAAGGCTACATCTATTTTGCCATGGCATTCTCTTTTCTGGTGGAAATGCTCAATTTGCGCGTCCGAAAAAAAGTCCGGCGGAAACCGGTTAAATTGCACAAAGCTATTGAAAGCGCTTAG